In Exiguobacterium sibiricum 7-3, a genomic segment contains:
- a CDS encoding cation diffusion facilitator family transporter: protein MAHDHHHHHTDNKKVLLLSFTIITLFMFVEVIGGFWTNSLALLSDAGHMLSDSISLAIALAAFHFSNQKPDANKTFGSKRFEILAAIFNGVALIGISLYIFVEAVQRFVNPPAVATTGMLIISVLGLLVNLLVAWIMTRGGGHEDNLNMRGAYLHVLSDMLGSIGAIAAALLILFFGWGWADPLASIIVAILVLRSGYYVTKAAVHVLMEGTPSDVDIEQVVSTIQTNEAILGLHDLHIWSITSGYNALSCHVVVKDDMTVRESESIREQLDHDLKHVGITHATIQVETAQHDHENQLYCHGEQKHVH, encoded by the coding sequence ATGGCACATGATCATCATCACCATCACACCGACAATAAAAAAGTCTTACTTCTGTCGTTCACCATCATCACGCTGTTTATGTTCGTCGAGGTGATCGGCGGATTTTGGACGAACAGTCTTGCGCTGTTATCGGACGCCGGACATATGCTGAGCGACTCGATTTCACTTGCAATCGCACTCGCAGCCTTTCACTTCTCAAATCAGAAGCCGGATGCAAACAAGACGTTTGGTTCGAAACGGTTCGAAATTCTCGCGGCAATCTTTAACGGTGTTGCCCTGATCGGCATTTCGCTTTATATCTTCGTCGAAGCCGTGCAACGGTTTGTTAATCCACCGGCTGTCGCAACAACCGGGATGTTGATCATCAGCGTGCTCGGACTTCTTGTGAATCTGCTTGTGGCTTGGATCATGACGCGCGGCGGCGGGCATGAAGACAATCTGAACATGCGTGGCGCCTACTTGCATGTCTTAAGTGACATGCTCGGCTCGATTGGTGCCATCGCTGCTGCATTATTGATTCTGTTCTTCGGCTGGGGCTGGGCGGATCCGCTCGCAAGTATCATCGTTGCCATTCTTGTTCTGCGCAGCGGCTATTACGTGACGAAGGCTGCGGTCCATGTCCTGATGGAAGGCACGCCGAGTGACGTCGACATTGAACAGGTCGTCTCGACGATTCAGACAAATGAAGCGATCCTCGGTCTTCATGATCTTCACATTTGGTCGATTACGAGCGGTTACAATGCTTTGTCCTGCCACGTCGTCGTTAAAGACGACATGACGGTCCGTGAATCGGAGTCGATCCGTGAACAACTGGACCATGACTTAAAACATGTCGGTATCACCCATGCGACGATTCAGGTTGAGACCGCTCAGCACGACCATGAGAATCAACTGTACTGTCATGGGGAACAGAAGCATGTGCATTAA